A single genomic interval of Paenibacillus macerans harbors:
- a CDS encoding glycosyltransferase family 4 protein — protein MWMIYIIGFIVSLGLALGLTPLVKKFAFAVGAVDVPNARKVHTRIMPRLGGLGIFASFIIAMLLLFPFIPEIFTLREVNFIKAFLVGGSITVLLGALDDRFDLPAKLKFLVQIATACIVVFGFDIRIEFANIPFHSYAAVETWIAIPFTILWIVGVTNAINLIDGLDGLAAGVSAIAIGTIAVMAFVMGNVMVALLCLLLLGSILGFLYFNFHPAKIFMGDSGALFLGFCLALLSLLGFKQVAIVSFLTPLILIGVPLSDTMFAIVRRWMQKKPIFSPDKGHLHHCLRELGFSHRQTVLIIYGIAAFFGVLAVIQSSAAMYNANWVTFVVICVMVFFLQIGAEIIGLIGKTKRPVLDFFARLRMKVGEERGSK, from the coding sequence TTGTGGATGATTTATATCATCGGATTCATTGTTTCGCTCGGCTTGGCACTGGGATTAACGCCGCTCGTCAAAAAGTTCGCTTTTGCCGTCGGCGCCGTGGACGTGCCAAACGCCCGAAAAGTTCATACGCGAATTATGCCGAGACTCGGCGGATTGGGTATTTTCGCTTCGTTTATTATTGCGATGCTTCTGCTTTTCCCGTTTATTCCGGAGATTTTTACGCTTCGTGAAGTGAACTTCATCAAGGCCTTTCTGGTCGGCGGTTCGATTACCGTGCTGCTGGGAGCTTTGGACGACCGCTTCGATTTACCGGCCAAGCTGAAATTTCTCGTGCAAATCGCGACGGCCTGCATCGTTGTGTTCGGTTTCGATATCCGGATTGAATTTGCAAATATTCCGTTTCATTCTTATGCTGCCGTGGAAACCTGGATCGCGATTCCGTTCACCATCCTGTGGATCGTGGGCGTGACGAATGCGATCAACCTGATCGACGGATTGGACGGCTTGGCGGCAGGCGTATCCGCGATTGCCATCGGCACGATCGCCGTCATGGCCTTTGTTATGGGCAATGTTATGGTTGCGCTTTTATGCTTGCTGCTGCTCGGCAGTATTCTGGGATTCCTGTATTTTAACTTTCACCCTGCCAAAATCTTTATGGGCGATTCGGGCGCACTGTTCCTTGGCTTTTGCCTGGCGCTCCTGTCGCTGCTGGGCTTCAAGCAGGTGGCGATTGTATCTTTCCTAACACCGCTCATTCTGATTGGCGTGCCGCTTTCGGATACGATGTTCGCGATCGTGCGCCGCTGGATGCAGAAGAAGCCGATCTTCTCCCCGGACAAGGGACATCTGCACCATTGCCTGCGCGAGTTGGGCTTCAGCCACCGCCAGACGGTGCTGATTATCTACGGCATCGCCGCGTTTTTCGGCGTACTGGCGGTCATCCAGTCTTCGGCGGCGATGTATAACGCCAACTGGGTTACCTTCGTCGTCATCTGCGTCATGGTATTTTTCCTGCAAATCGGCGCCGAAATCATCGGCCTGATCGGCAAAACGAAACGCCCGGTGCTCGACTTCTTCGCGCGCCTGCGCATGAAGGTCGGGGAAGAACGGGGATCGAAGTAG